In Vibrio fluvialis, the DNA window ACACCATCCACACTCTCACACTCTCATACACGCTGTACAACATTACGGATAAAGCGGAACCGCAACCTGCATTGGCCAACGCGGGAGTCTCTGTTTCGCAAGGAGCAACCCAATGAGTGACAAACCGAATGCGTACTATGTTCCGGCTCAGAGCCGCTGGCCGATCGTCGGCGCGCTGGCGCTGTTTATGGTGGCGGTCGGCGCGGGCATCACCGTGCAACACGTGGGCACAGATGGCGCTGGTGGGGTGATTGGCAAAGTCATCCTGTTTGCCGGATTTTTTGTGCTGCTGTACATGCTTTCCGGCTGGTTCAGCAATGTGATCGGCGAGTCGCTTGCCGGGCTTTATTCGGCGCAAATCGCCCGTTCGTTTCGTCAAGGCATGAGCTGGTTTATTTTCTCTGAAGTGATGTTTTTCGGCGCATTTTTCGGCGCGCTGTTTTATGCGCGTATGGTCGCGGTGCCCTGGCTGGGCGGGGCCAGCAACAATGCGATGACGCACGAAGTGCTGTGGCCGGGGTTTGAGGCCGTGTGGCCACTACTGACTACGCCGGGCGGCACTACGACCGAGGCTATGCCATGGGAAGGCATTCCGCTCAAAAACACCATTATTCTGCTGACATCGTCCATCACGCTGCACATGGCGCACCTGAGTTTAGAGCGCAACCGACGGATGGCACTGGTGGTGTGGCTGGAAATCACCATCATACTGGCGGCGTTTTTCCTCTATTTTCAGGCTACCGAATACCTGCATGCTTATCACGAGATGGGACTGACGCTGCAGTCGGGCGTGTACGGCAACACCTTCTTTATGCTGACGGGTTTTCACGGGTTGCACGTTTGTCTCGGCACCCTATTCCTGACGGTGCTGCTGGCGCGCATCGCCAAAGATCACTTCACGCCTAAAGACCATTTTGCGTTTCAGGCTGGCAGTTGGTACTGGCATTTTGTCGATGTGGTTTGGCTGTGTCTGTTCGTCTTTGTGTATGTTTTATAAAGGTTTTTAAGATTAGTAGGGCGTGGCATTCGGATGTAGCCAGCCACTCAGGAGAGCGAAAATGAGCAGAATCACCACCAATGCCGAGAACATCAAACGGCGACCGAGATAGTAGCTCATCGGGCGTTCTTCTTCGCCTTCTTTGGGTTCACTCACCATTCGAATCAGTGCGCGGGCCAGATTGAATATGATGAACAGTAAAAGCAAAACCAAAGCAATTTTTACAACCAGTGGCAGCATGGCAGCTCCTTCAAGGCGTGTGTGGTCGGGCAAAATCTGGGTGGGTGCTGTATTAACTGTGGTCGTGTTTGCGCTGCTGGTCAAATTGGGCTTTTGGCAGTTGGGGCGTGGTGAAGAAAAGCAGCGATTAGAAGCCAGCTTGGCCGCGCGAGCGCAGATGGCTCCGCTGAGTTTGGCGGTGGCGCTCGAACGTTACCCAATGGCCGAGCTTACCGGGTTACGGGTTACGGTGACGTTTGACCCGCATACCGACGCGACATTCCTGCTCGATAACCAAACGTTCGACGGCAAAGTGGGCTATCTCGCTTATCAACTGGCGAAACAACAGGATGGACACTGGATGTTGATTGAACGCGGTTTTGTGCCAGCGGGAAACGACCGACGCGTGCTACCGAAAGTGGACTGGCTCTCTGAACCGCAGACGCTGACCGGGCGTTTGTATGCCCGTTCTCCTAATCCACTGAGTTCCTCATTGGGTCTGGAAGCGGGCAATCCGCACCGGATTCAGAACCTCAATATGGACGAGTTGTCGCAGTGGCTTGGTACGCCGATTCTGCCGTTGGCATTTCAGCCACAGCAGACGAACTGGCCCTATCCGCAACCTTGGCAGCCACTGGCGATGAGCGCACAGAAGCATTTCGGCTATGCCTTGCAGTGGTTCACCATGGCAGCAGTTCTGGCCGTGATCGCGTTGGTTATTGGCTTAAGAGTATGGCGAGCAAGGAGGCATCAATGACATCAAAAAACAAAGGCCGCTTGATTCTGATCGGTATCGCGCTGTTCTTTGCGCTGCCCGCGCTGGTCGCTCAGGCAGTACTCTCCAATCACTGGTATCAGTCCGGTGCGACCAACAAAGGTCAACTGATTGAGCCGCGGGTCACTATGTCTTCGCTCGGAGTATTTAACCCGCTTGAACAGGTGAGTTGGCAAATGGGGTATGTGGTGCCCGCGCATTGTGCCGCGGAATGTCAGCAGCAGATTTACTTGCTGGCCCAAAGCCATACGGCACTTGGCAAAGAACAAGGCCGAGTCACGCCAGTGCTGCTGGTGAGCGATCAAAGTGACATGACGGCGCTTGGTGGCAGTGTGCTCAAACAGATTCCGGTGAATACGCTGTTTATGCAGCACGTTGAGGGTGGGGATGTGGTGATCGTCGACCCGCTCGGTCAGTTGGTGATGCGTTTTGCCGAGCCGGAAGCGTCACAGCAAATCGCGCAGAGCCGCAACGTACTGGCGGATTTGCGTAAGCTGCTCAAGTTATCGCGCGTCGGCTGAACACATCAGGGAGGGTGGTATGTCGAATCAAACGCACAGTCTCGCAATCTCTACCCCAAGCGTCAGTTGGCTGAATCTGGTTCGCTTGAGTCTCGTACTTACGCTCGCGGTCATCGCGCTCGGCGCGTATACCCGGTTATCTGATGCGGGGCTGGGATGTCCGGATTGGCCCGGTTGTTACGGCCATTACACTGTGCCGCTCTCGCCCAGCGCGCTGCAAAAAGCCGAGTTTCTCTATCCTCATCTTGATGTTGAGCCACACAAAGCCTGGCCGGAAATGATTCATCGTTATTTCGCCGGAACACTCGGGCTGGTGGTGTTCAGCATCACCTATTTGTGTTTGCGCTATCGGCCCATTCCGATGACGCTGCCGCTGATGATTGCGGCTATCGTGGTATTTCAGGCGCTGCTGGGCATGTGGACAGTGACACTCAAACTCTTGCCGCTGGTGGTGATGGGACATCTCATTGGTGGGTTCAGCCTGCTGAGCTGTTTGTGGCTGCTGTATTGGCGCCTGAAGGCGGTAGTATCAACGTCAGTTTCCCATGCCTTAGCACCGATCAGCCTGCGCCTGCTCGCCATGATTTCACTCGGGGTCGTGGTTATCCAAATCATGCTCGGTGGCTGGACGTCATCTAACTATGCGGCGCTGATGTGCAGCAGCCTGCCAGTGTGTGAAGGTAACTGGAGTCAGTATCTTGATTTTCGTACCGCGTTTACGCCGGTTCATTATGGCCACGATAGCTATGAATTTGGCGTGCTCGATTACGGACCCAGACTCACCATCCATGTAGCACATCGCTTTGGCGCCATGCTGACGATTGCCGTGCTGGGATTACTGGCCTTGAGGTTACGGGCGCTCGGCTATCTCCGACCCGCCAAGATGTTGATCGGTGCTCTGTCGGTACAGGTACTGCTTGGCATGGGCAATGTACTGCTGAGCCTGCCGCTGACGATCGCGGTGTTGCACAACCTCGGCGCCGCGTTGCTGTTGATATCGGTACTCAAATGCAATTATCTGCTTTGGCCGCAGACGCTCGCCGTCAGTCAAACAAGGAGTGTGACTCATGAGTAAATCTATTGCGGTGGTCCATACCGCATCGGCTTCCAGTCGCTGGCACATTTATCTCACGCTGACCAAACCGAAAGTGGTCGCTCTGATGCTACTGACCGCACTGGTTGGAATGTGCCTCGCGCAGCCGGGGTTGATGCCACTCAAAGCGGCAGTCTTGGGGTTGTCAGGTATCGGTTTGATGGCCGGGTCAGCGGCGGCATTTAATCATCTGATTGACCGACGCATTGATGCGATGATGGCGCGCACCTACAAGCGGCCGCTGCCTTCAGGCGAGATTCAGGCCAGCCGCGTGATGTTGTTTGCCTTGAGTTTAGGCGCGTGCGGCTTTGCCATTTTGTATTGGGGAGTCAACGGATTAACTGCTTGGCTGACCTTTGCCAGCCTG includes these proteins:
- a CDS encoding cytochrome c oxidase subunit 3, encoding MSDKPNAYYVPAQSRWPIVGALALFMVAVGAGITVQHVGTDGAGGVIGKVILFAGFFVLLYMLSGWFSNVIGESLAGLYSAQIARSFRQGMSWFIFSEVMFFGAFFGALFYARMVAVPWLGGASNNAMTHEVLWPGFEAVWPLLTTPGGTTTEAMPWEGIPLKNTIILLTSSITLHMAHLSLERNRRMALVVWLEITIILAAFFLYFQATEYLHAYHEMGLTLQSGVYGNTFFMLTGFHGLHVCLGTLFLTVLLARIAKDHFTPKDHFAFQAGSWYWHFVDVVWLCLFVFVYVL
- a CDS encoding DUF2909 family protein, with the protein product MLPLVVKIALVLLLLFIIFNLARALIRMVSEPKEGEEERPMSYYLGRRLMFSALVVILLIFALLSGWLHPNATPY
- a CDS encoding SURF1 family protein, translating into MAAPSRRVWSGKIWVGAVLTVVVFALLVKLGFWQLGRGEEKQRLEASLAARAQMAPLSLAVALERYPMAELTGLRVTVTFDPHTDATFLLDNQTFDGKVGYLAYQLAKQQDGHWMLIERGFVPAGNDRRVLPKVDWLSEPQTLTGRLYARSPNPLSSSLGLEAGNPHRIQNLNMDELSQWLGTPILPLAFQPQQTNWPYPQPWQPLAMSAQKHFGYALQWFTMAAVLAVIALVIGLRVWRARRHQ
- a CDS encoding COX15/CtaA family protein, whose amino-acid sequence is MSNQTHSLAISTPSVSWLNLVRLSLVLTLAVIALGAYTRLSDAGLGCPDWPGCYGHYTVPLSPSALQKAEFLYPHLDVEPHKAWPEMIHRYFAGTLGLVVFSITYLCLRYRPIPMTLPLMIAAIVVFQALLGMWTVTLKLLPLVVMGHLIGGFSLLSCLWLLYWRLKAVVSTSVSHALAPISLRLLAMISLGVVVIQIMLGGWTSSNYAALMCSSLPVCEGNWSQYLDFRTAFTPVHYGHDSYEFGVLDYGPRLTIHVAHRFGAMLTIAVLGLLALRLRALGYLRPAKMLIGALSVQVLLGMGNVLLSLPLTIAVLHNLGAALLLISVLKCNYLLWPQTLAVSQTRSVTHE